The Terracoccus luteus genome includes a region encoding these proteins:
- a CDS encoding sugar ABC transporter permease: MSTEPMSLQSPATVATTTEALPKTRRRSVAPKGVQGRVWWKHVLGVLALVWALFPIVFLISAALNPSGTLDSAGLLPTAVSWNNFDMLFNDPSRPFLTWFRNSLLIAFIGALGQIFIGACAAYAFSRMRFRGRRGGLLSLLLLQMFPALLTFVALYLMFARIGDVVPALGLDTVLGLSLVYLGGAMGANVWLLKGYFDTVPRELDEAARVDGASHARIFFTMILRLTMPILVTTFMISFIGLFSEFLLASIFLRDVDSQTVGVGLWSMSKGNEANRLFGQFAAGALLCSIPVVALYLAVQKQIVGGLTTGSVK; this comes from the coding sequence ATGTCCACCGAACCGATGTCCCTGCAGTCGCCGGCCACCGTCGCCACGACGACCGAGGCCCTGCCGAAGACCCGGCGGCGCTCCGTCGCCCCCAAGGGGGTGCAGGGCCGGGTGTGGTGGAAGCACGTCCTCGGCGTGCTCGCCCTCGTCTGGGCCCTCTTCCCGATCGTCTTCCTCATCTCGGCCGCGCTCAACCCGTCGGGCACGCTCGACTCAGCCGGCCTGCTGCCGACCGCGGTGTCGTGGAACAACTTCGACATGCTCTTCAACGACCCGTCGCGCCCGTTCCTCACGTGGTTCCGCAACTCCCTGCTCATCGCCTTCATCGGTGCGCTCGGGCAGATCTTCATCGGGGCCTGCGCGGCCTACGCCTTCTCGCGGATGCGGTTCCGTGGCCGTCGCGGTGGTCTGCTCAGCCTGCTGCTGCTGCAGATGTTCCCGGCGCTGCTCACCTTCGTCGCGCTCTACCTCATGTTCGCCCGCATCGGCGACGTCGTGCCGGCGCTGGGCCTCGACACCGTCCTCGGCCTCTCCCTCGTCTACCTCGGCGGGGCGATGGGCGCCAACGTCTGGCTGCTCAAGGGCTACTTCGACACCGTGCCGCGTGAGCTCGACGAGGCGGCCCGCGTCGACGGCGCCTCGCACGCCCGCATCTTCTTCACCATGATCCTGCGCCTGACAATGCCGATCCTCGTCACGACCTTCATGATCTCGTTCATCGGTCTCTTCAGCGAGTTCCTCCTCGCCTCGATCTTCCTGCGCGACGTCGACTCGCAGACCGTCGGCGTCGGCCTGTGGAGCATGAGCAAGGGCAACGAGGCCAACCGCCTCTTCGGGCAGTTCGCGGCCGGCGCGCTGCTCTGCTCGATCCCCGTCGTGGCGCTCTACCTCGCCGTGCAGAAGCAGATCGTCGGCGGCCTCACCACGGGCTCGGTCAAGTGA
- a CDS encoding ABC transporter permease subunit — translation MSQATKASPAQSMYRTPLWASVLKWVALAVVVAAAFVLATRLADQGYTLYIVVLALVVMAVLAVYSTRRAIPAKYLLPGLVLLLGLQVWPIVMTVSTAFTNGQTITKEDTIAAIQTNSVQEVQGSPRYKLSIAVPEGGDVASAPISFLLTAPDGTYEVGDKDGLKDLPAEGVQKTDSGKITAAPGWTVLNARQVNARKDLATFAVPTADGGGIKASGLSEAFEGKATITYDAATDQLRDSATGKVYVVRDARFVPQDGQGQAFPQKWAENVGFKNFQTILTDPTIRSGFLKIFTWNVVFAALSVITTFILGMLLALLFNDERLKGKGYYRALLVLPYAIPGFVTSLLWKNMFNQEFGLINSLTGLNVDWLGDATAAKAAILITNLWLGFPYMFLICTGALQSIPADVREAAKIDGASAGRTLRSIIMPLLLVAVGPLLIASFAFNFNNFGLIFLLTGGGPFESDNTSIGSSDLLITYAFRLAFSGVTPDYGLAAAVSIFIFVIVALMSYAGFRRTKGLEEVN, via the coding sequence ATGTCCCAGGCCACAAAGGCGTCGCCTGCCCAGAGCATGTACCGCACGCCCCTCTGGGCGTCCGTGCTCAAGTGGGTCGCGCTCGCCGTCGTCGTCGCCGCCGCGTTCGTGCTCGCGACGCGCCTCGCCGACCAGGGCTACACGCTCTACATCGTCGTGCTCGCCCTCGTCGTCATGGCGGTCCTCGCCGTGTACTCGACCCGGCGGGCCATCCCGGCCAAGTACCTGCTGCCGGGCCTCGTGCTCCTGCTCGGCCTGCAGGTGTGGCCCATCGTCATGACGGTGAGCACCGCCTTCACCAACGGGCAGACGATCACCAAGGAAGACACGATCGCCGCCATCCAGACCAACTCGGTCCAGGAGGTGCAGGGCAGCCCCCGCTACAAGCTGTCCATCGCCGTGCCCGAGGGCGGCGACGTCGCCAGCGCCCCGATCTCCTTCCTGCTCACCGCCCCCGACGGCACCTACGAGGTGGGCGACAAGGACGGCCTCAAGGACCTCCCGGCCGAGGGCGTCCAGAAGACCGACTCGGGCAAGATCACCGCGGCCCCCGGCTGGACGGTCCTCAACGCCCGTCAGGTGAACGCCCGCAAGGACCTCGCGACCTTCGCCGTGCCGACCGCCGACGGCGGCGGGATCAAGGCGAGCGGCCTCAGCGAGGCCTTCGAGGGTAAGGCGACGATCACCTACGACGCCGCGACCGACCAGCTGCGCGACTCCGCGACCGGCAAGGTCTACGTCGTGCGCGACGCCCGCTTCGTGCCGCAGGACGGGCAGGGGCAGGCGTTCCCGCAGAAGTGGGCCGAGAACGTCGGGTTCAAGAACTTCCAGACCATCCTCACCGACCCGACCATCCGCTCCGGCTTCCTCAAGATCTTCACGTGGAACGTCGTCTTCGCGGCCCTCTCGGTCATCACGACCTTCATCCTCGGGATGCTGCTCGCCCTGCTCTTCAACGACGAGCGGCTCAAGGGCAAGGGGTACTACCGGGCCCTGCTCGTGCTGCCGTACGCGATCCCCGGCTTCGTCACCTCGTTGCTGTGGAAGAACATGTTCAACCAGGAGTTCGGCCTCATCAACTCGCTGACGGGCCTGAACGTCGACTGGCTCGGTGACGCGACCGCGGCCAAGGCGGCCATCCTCATCACGAACCTGTGGCTCGGCTTCCCGTACATGTTCCTCATCTGCACCGGCGCGCTGCAGTCGATCCCGGCCGACGTCCGCGAGGCCGCGAAGATCGACGGCGCGAGCGCCGGTCGCACCCTGCGCTCGATCATCATGCCGCTGCTGCTCGTCGCGGTCGGCCCGCTGCTCATCGCCTCGTTCGCCTTCAACTTCAACAACTTCGGGCTGATCTTCCTGCTCACCGGCGGCGGCCCGTTCGAGTCGGACAACACGAGCATCGGCTCCTCCGACCTGCTCATCACCTACGCGTTCCGCCTCGCCTTCTCCGGCGTCACACCCGACTACGGACTGGCCGCCGCGGTCTCCATCTTCATCTTCGTCATCGTCGCGCTCATGAGCTACGCCGGCTTCCGGCGCACCAAGGGCCTCGAGGAGGTCAACTGA
- a CDS encoding LacI family DNA-binding transcriptional regulator, whose amino-acid sequence MTEVKARLRDIAVQASVSEATVSRVLNAKPGVAESTRQAVLTALDVLGYDRPSRLRRKSAGLVGLIVPELTNPIFPAFAQIIENLLAQNGYTPVLCTQVAGGVHEDEYVQMLLDRGVAGIIFISGHHADTNTQPHRYVELRERGLPLVLVNGYIEGVDAPFISNDDVASMGLALEHLVSLGHREIGLAVGPDRYVPVIRKITGFRHSMQELVGRSDVDHLIERTLFTVEGGASAAGRLLDRGATAVVCGSDLMALGAIREARKRGLQVPRDFSVVGYDDSTLIAFTDPPLTTVRQSVDAMSAATVRALLDEIAGQPSPRAEYVFRPELVVRGSTGAVRR is encoded by the coding sequence ATGACCGAGGTGAAGGCGCGGCTGCGTGACATCGCGGTGCAGGCGAGTGTGTCCGAGGCGACCGTCTCGCGCGTGCTCAACGCCAAGCCCGGCGTCGCCGAGTCGACCCGTCAGGCGGTGCTCACTGCCCTCGACGTGCTCGGGTACGACCGCCCGAGTCGCCTGCGGCGCAAGAGCGCCGGGCTCGTCGGCCTCATCGTCCCCGAGCTGACCAACCCGATCTTCCCGGCCTTCGCGCAGATCATCGAGAACCTGCTCGCGCAGAACGGCTACACGCCGGTGCTGTGCACGCAGGTGGCCGGCGGCGTGCACGAGGACGAGTACGTGCAGATGCTGCTCGACCGCGGCGTCGCCGGCATCATCTTCATCTCGGGTCACCACGCCGACACGAACACCCAGCCCCACCGGTACGTCGAGCTGCGTGAGCGCGGGTTGCCCCTCGTGCTCGTCAACGGCTACATCGAGGGCGTCGACGCGCCGTTCATCAGCAACGACGACGTCGCCTCGATGGGCCTGGCCCTCGAGCACCTCGTCAGCCTTGGCCACCGCGAGATCGGCCTCGCCGTCGGCCCCGACCGCTACGTGCCCGTCATCCGCAAGATCACCGGGTTCCGCCACTCGATGCAGGAGCTCGTCGGCCGCTCCGACGTCGACCACCTCATCGAGCGCACCCTCTTCACCGTCGAGGGCGGCGCGTCGGCGGCGGGTCGGCTGCTCGACCGCGGCGCCACGGCGGTCGTCTGCGGCTCGGACCTCATGGCCCTCGGAGCCATCCGCGAGGCCCGCAAGCGGGGCCTTCAGGTGCCGCGCGACTTCTCCGTCGTCGGCTACGACGACTCGACCCTCATCGCCTTCACCGACCCGCCGCTGACGACGGTGCGCCAGAGCGTCGACGCCATGAGCGCCGCCACCGTGCGTGCGCTGCTCGACGAGATCGCGGGTCAGCCCTCACCGCGCGCCGAGTACGTCTTCCGCCCCGAGCTCGTCGTGCGGGGCTCGACGGGCGCCGTCCGCCGGTAG
- a CDS encoding sugar ABC transporter substrate-binding protein, with amino-acid sequence MHKRAYGALAVSGVAALALSACGGSSPAPSSNAGSAAPTVSDTSSTSTSAPAPAASSTTGAPVRDANVDLVIWTDADRAPTVKKIADAFGAEQGISVSVQVAVDTRQQFKDATKVGKGPDIVVGAHDWLGELVQENTVAPISLSADTAAKFSESSIAAAKFNGQNYGVPYAVENIALMRNTALAPDAPKTMDELVKTGTEIKQKSGGKVTNVLIQQVGKTGNAYYTYPYLSAFGGGIFGTTSDGGYDPDKVLVDSADSIKGADVLAQLGKQGILSTNVGDDNAEGLFDAGKAPYFITGPWATTNAKKANIKYAISDLPTLDGGGQMQPFLGVQLFYVSSKAKNASIAQEFVTNYITKKDVQLELFNALGRPPALTEALDEVSASNQDVKAFFEAGKDSKPMPNIPAMNSVWGPLGQAAADVISGKAAPEARFKAAQAEIVANIKKG; translated from the coding sequence ATGCACAAGCGTGCCTATGGCGCCCTGGCCGTCTCGGGCGTCGCCGCCCTGGCCCTGAGCGCCTGTGGCGGGTCCAGCCCCGCACCCTCGTCCAACGCCGGTTCCGCTGCACCGACGGTGAGCGACACCTCGAGCACCTCCACGAGCGCCCCGGCGCCCGCCGCGTCGTCGACCACCGGTGCGCCGGTCCGTGACGCCAACGTCGACCTCGTCATCTGGACCGACGCCGACCGTGCCCCCACCGTGAAGAAGATCGCCGACGCCTTCGGGGCCGAGCAGGGCATCTCCGTCTCGGTCCAGGTCGCCGTCGACACCCGCCAGCAGTTCAAGGACGCCACCAAGGTCGGCAAGGGCCCGGACATCGTCGTCGGTGCCCACGACTGGCTCGGTGAGCTCGTCCAGGAGAACACCGTCGCCCCGATCTCGCTGTCGGCCGACACCGCGGCCAAGTTCTCCGAGAGCTCGATCGCCGCGGCAAAGTTCAACGGCCAGAACTACGGCGTGCCCTACGCCGTCGAGAACATCGCGCTCATGCGCAACACGGCCCTCGCGCCCGACGCCCCCAAGACGATGGACGAGCTGGTCAAGACCGGCACGGAGATCAAGCAGAAGAGCGGCGGCAAGGTCACCAACGTCCTCATCCAGCAGGTGGGCAAGACCGGCAACGCGTACTACACCTACCCGTACCTCAGCGCGTTCGGCGGCGGCATCTTCGGGACCACCTCCGACGGCGGCTACGACCCCGACAAGGTGCTCGTCGACAGCGCCGACTCGATCAAGGGCGCCGACGTCCTCGCCCAGCTCGGCAAGCAGGGCATCCTCTCCACCAACGTCGGTGACGACAACGCCGAGGGCCTGTTCGACGCCGGCAAGGCGCCGTACTTCATCACCGGCCCGTGGGCGACGACGAACGCCAAGAAGGCGAACATCAAGTACGCCATCAGCGACCTGCCCACGCTCGACGGCGGTGGCCAGATGCAGCCGTTCCTCGGCGTCCAGCTGTTCTACGTCAGCAGCAAGGCGAAGAACGCGAGCATCGCGCAGGAGTTCGTCACGAACTACATCACGAAGAAGGACGTCCAGCTCGAGCTCTTCAACGCGCTCGGCCGCCCGCCGGCCCTGACCGAGGCCCTCGACGAGGTCTCCGCGAGCAACCAGGACGTCAAGGCGTTCTTCGAGGCCGGCAAGGACAGCAAGCCCATGCCGAACATCCCCGCGATGAACTCGGTGTGGGGCCCGCTCGGCCAGGCCGCCGCCGACGTCATCTCCGGCAAGGCCGCGCCCGAGGCCCGCTTCAAGGCCGCCCAGGCCGAGATCGTGGCCAACATCAAGAAGGGCTGA
- a CDS encoding glycoside hydrolase family 13 protein: MSPRPAHTVGWLAQPHHDGSGRYVSDLTPRLGGTVDVLLRVPLECDVETVHVRTSPDGEQQFAAARLVRTTDTDAWWSATLTCHNPVTNYRFLLGGGPTRYAWLNGTGLHARDVPDASDFRLVAHDSPPPAWARGAVVYQIFPDRFARSRAADRREQPAWAVPAQWGDPVDTRPGVIAQQFYGGDLDGVVEHLDHLESLGVDVVYFTPFFPARSNHRYDAASFTAVDPLLGGDAALRRLTKAAHARGMKVMGDFTTNHTGDAHEWFVTASGPGGRRTPERDYYIWEDGDYVGWLGVRSLPKLNHLNQQLRTLLFERADGVVRKWLGRSGGLDGWRVDVANMTGRWRGTDVNHDVARQMRDAMGRHAPEALLVGEHVHDYTVDVPGDGWHGVMNYAGFCKPVWTWLRDAEGDPNFLGAPVPVPLLDAGAVVETMRDFTSRIPWQSLVSSFNLVGSHDATRVRTLVGGDGRGVDVAAGLLFTLPSMPMLTYGDEIGMEGAFGEDGRRPMPWNEQHWDTRILEVYRSLIAARRGSVALREGGLRWVHADGDAIVFLRETADETALVHVARAAHAPITLDARHLPGIADGRPLHGPRPRVGTRSVTLSASGPGARVWAWRPTDGGATHGRRRRR; encoded by the coding sequence GTGAGCCCTCGCCCGGCCCACACCGTGGGGTGGCTCGCGCAGCCGCACCACGACGGGTCGGGGCGCTACGTATCGGACCTCACGCCCCGGCTCGGCGGCACCGTCGACGTGCTGCTGCGCGTGCCACTCGAGTGCGACGTCGAGACGGTCCACGTGCGCACGAGCCCCGACGGCGAGCAGCAGTTCGCCGCCGCCCGGCTCGTGCGCACGACCGACACCGACGCGTGGTGGTCGGCCACCCTGACCTGCCACAACCCCGTGACGAACTACCGCTTCCTGCTCGGTGGCGGTCCGACGAGGTATGCGTGGCTCAACGGCACCGGCCTGCACGCGCGCGACGTGCCCGACGCGAGCGACTTCCGGCTCGTCGCCCACGACAGCCCGCCGCCCGCGTGGGCCCGTGGCGCCGTCGTCTACCAGATCTTCCCCGACCGCTTCGCCCGCTCGCGGGCCGCCGACCGCCGCGAGCAGCCGGCCTGGGCCGTGCCCGCCCAGTGGGGCGACCCGGTCGACACCCGGCCCGGCGTCATCGCGCAGCAGTTCTACGGCGGCGACCTCGACGGGGTCGTCGAGCACCTCGACCACCTGGAGTCGCTCGGCGTCGACGTCGTCTACTTCACCCCGTTCTTCCCCGCGCGCTCGAACCACCGGTACGACGCGGCATCCTTCACGGCGGTCGACCCGCTGCTCGGCGGTGACGCGGCGCTGCGCCGGCTGACGAAGGCCGCCCACGCCCGCGGCATGAAGGTCATGGGTGACTTCACGACCAACCACACCGGCGACGCGCACGAGTGGTTCGTCACCGCGAGCGGCCCCGGCGGCCGGCGCACCCCCGAGCGTGACTACTACATCTGGGAGGACGGCGACTACGTCGGCTGGCTCGGCGTGCGGTCGCTGCCGAAGCTCAACCACCTCAACCAGCAGCTGCGCACCCTGCTCTTCGAGCGCGCCGACGGCGTCGTGCGCAAGTGGCTGGGGCGCTCCGGCGGGCTCGACGGCTGGCGGGTCGACGTCGCCAACATGACCGGGCGCTGGCGCGGCACCGACGTCAACCACGACGTCGCCCGCCAGATGCGCGACGCGATGGGCCGGCACGCCCCCGAGGCGCTGCTCGTCGGCGAGCACGTGCACGACTACACCGTCGACGTGCCCGGTGACGGCTGGCACGGCGTCATGAACTACGCCGGCTTCTGCAAGCCGGTCTGGACCTGGCTGCGCGACGCCGAGGGCGACCCGAACTTCCTCGGCGCGCCCGTGCCCGTGCCGCTGCTCGACGCCGGCGCCGTCGTCGAGACGATGCGCGACTTCACCTCGCGCATCCCGTGGCAGTCGCTCGTCAGCAGCTTCAACCTCGTCGGCTCGCACGACGCGACGCGGGTGCGCACCCTCGTCGGCGGTGACGGCCGCGGCGTCGACGTCGCCGCGGGCCTGCTGTTCACCCTGCCCTCGATGCCGATGCTCACCTACGGCGACGAGATCGGCATGGAGGGCGCGTTCGGCGAGGACGGCCGCCGCCCCATGCCGTGGAACGAGCAGCACTGGGACACCCGCATCCTCGAGGTGTACCGCAGCCTCATCGCGGCCCGCCGCGGGTCGGTCGCCCTGCGCGAGGGCGGACTGCGCTGGGTGCACGCCGACGGCGACGCCATCGTCTTCCTGCGCGAGACCGCCGACGAGACCGCGCTCGTGCACGTCGCGCGGGCCGCGCACGCCCCCATCACCCTCGACGCCCGGCACCTGCCCGGCATCGCCGACGGGCGCCCGCTCCACGGACCCCGCCCGCGCGTGGGTACGCGCAGCGTGACACTGTCTGCCTCGGGCCCCGGGGCGCGGGTGTGGGCCTGGCGGCCCACCGACGGGGGTGCGACCCACGGGAGGCGGAGGAGGCGATGA
- the otsB gene encoding trehalose-phosphatase, whose protein sequence is MSAEAPLRAAIEDAVEVRSLLVATDLDGVLAPFAREPMDARPWPGSIDTLRALADLPGVHVAVVSGRDLETLRTLTGIAPDEPIVLIGSHGAESSDPAVREAMEAAAVTPEDEQRLAELRADISALIEEEHPRASLEHKAAAVVVHVRGIDRAEGDAAIAAARERALSHPGVKVLKGKSVLELTVSHADKGSAVTALGRAVGAGARFYFGDDVTDEDAFVRMRRTHDVTVKVGTGSTAARHRLDDEAAVAACLQTVLRRRRAAEVDESA, encoded by the coding sequence GTGAGCGCGGAGGCGCCCCTGCGCGCGGCCATCGAGGATGCCGTGGAGGTGCGGTCGCTGCTCGTCGCCACCGACCTCGACGGGGTGCTCGCCCCCTTCGCCCGCGAGCCGATGGACGCCCGCCCCTGGCCCGGGAGCATCGACACCCTGCGGGCCCTCGCCGACCTGCCCGGCGTGCACGTCGCCGTCGTGTCGGGTCGCGACCTCGAGACCCTGCGCACCCTCACCGGCATCGCCCCCGACGAGCCGATCGTGCTCATCGGCAGCCACGGCGCCGAGTCGTCGGACCCCGCGGTCCGCGAGGCCATGGAGGCTGCTGCGGTCACGCCCGAGGACGAGCAGCGGCTGGCCGAGCTTCGAGCCGACATCAGCGCACTCATCGAGGAGGAGCACCCGCGAGCGAGTCTGGAACACAAGGCCGCCGCGGTCGTCGTGCATGTGCGCGGCATCGACCGGGCCGAGGGTGACGCCGCGATCGCGGCCGCTCGCGAGCGGGCCCTGAGCCACCCCGGCGTCAAGGTGCTCAAGGGCAAGTCGGTGCTCGAGCTGACGGTGTCGCACGCCGACAAGGGCTCGGCCGTCACGGCCCTCGGACGCGCGGTCGGGGCCGGGGCCCGCTTCTACTTCGGCGACGACGTCACCGACGAGGACGCCTTCGTGCGCATGCGCCGCACCCACGACGTCACCGTCAAGGTCGGTACGGGGTCGACGGCTGCCCGCCACCGGCTCGACGACGAGGCGGCCGTCGCCGCCTGCCTGCAGACGGTGCTGCGTCGTCGTCGCGCGGCCGAGGTCGACGAGTCCGCGTAG
- a CDS encoding CBS domain-containing protein, whose amino-acid sequence MKISDVVRSKGDGVVTVTPDTSVGDLLALLEEHRIGAVVVSTDGGSVDGIVSERDVVRHLHSDGPGMLAGPVSAIMTSEVTTGSADDEIAALAATMTELRVRHVPIVDGDGRLAAIVSIGDIVKHRLNELQSERDQLRDYITS is encoded by the coding sequence GTGAAGATTTCGGACGTGGTGCGCAGCAAGGGTGACGGGGTCGTCACGGTGACGCCCGACACGAGCGTCGGCGACCTGCTGGCCCTGCTCGAGGAGCATCGCATCGGCGCGGTCGTCGTGAGCACCGACGGGGGCTCGGTCGACGGCATCGTCAGCGAGCGCGACGTCGTGCGCCACCTGCACTCCGACGGTCCCGGCATGCTCGCGGGGCCGGTGTCGGCGATCATGACGAGCGAGGTGACGACCGGCAGTGCCGACGACGAGATCGCCGCGCTCGCCGCGACGATGACCGAGCTGCGCGTGCGCCACGTTCCCATCGTCGACGGTGACGGCCGCCTCGCCGCCATCGTCAGCATCGGCGACATCGTCAAGCACCGCCTCAACGAGCTGCAGTCGGAGCGCGACCAGCTGCGCGACTACATCACGAGCTGA
- a CDS encoding alpha,alpha-trehalose-phosphate synthase (UDP-forming) produces the protein MPSERSTYDLVIAANRLPVDRVTADDGTVEIRRSPGGLVTAMESVMRDHDGAWVGWAGETGDAPEPFDDGGIHLHPVGLSAEDVAFYYEGFSNDTLWPIYHDVIVPASFHRDWWQAYQRVNQRFAEAVAALAAPGATVWVHDYQLQLVPAMLRRLRPDVRIGWFDHIPFPPVELFAQLPWRSQLLEGLLGADFLGFQRQADARNFVRACRQLLQARTKRDLVHVEGSSRTVRAAAIPISVDFKGLERLAKQPEVMARSAQIRESLGNPKVLMLGVDRLDYTKGIRHRLKAYEELLVEGRFSPPDVTLVQVATPSRERVGAYRTLRGEIEQTVGRINGEYSRIGAPAVHYLHHSYPREEMAALFQAADVMLVTPLRDGMNLVAKEYVTCRHDLGGALVLSEFTGAWHELHQAFACNPHDIEGLKQAMVRAVNTPAKDRQRIMQALRRRVSDHDVQRWAARYLAALRSAPDRPRLEQVADAPAAPDPQAAEASPDPVVAP, from the coding sequence GTGCCGTCCGAACGGTCGACGTACGACCTCGTCATCGCGGCCAACCGCCTCCCCGTCGACCGGGTGACCGCCGACGACGGCACGGTGGAGATCCGACGCAGCCCCGGTGGCCTCGTGACCGCCATGGAGTCGGTCATGCGCGACCACGACGGCGCCTGGGTGGGCTGGGCCGGCGAGACCGGCGACGCGCCTGAGCCCTTCGACGACGGCGGTATCCACCTGCACCCCGTCGGCCTGTCGGCGGAGGACGTCGCGTTCTACTACGAGGGCTTCTCGAACGACACCCTGTGGCCGATCTACCACGACGTCATCGTGCCCGCCTCGTTCCACCGCGACTGGTGGCAGGCCTACCAGCGCGTCAACCAGCGCTTCGCCGAGGCCGTGGCGGCCCTGGCCGCGCCGGGGGCGACGGTCTGGGTGCACGACTACCAGCTCCAGCTCGTGCCCGCGATGCTGCGCCGGCTGCGGCCCGACGTGCGCATCGGCTGGTTCGACCACATCCCCTTCCCGCCCGTCGAGCTCTTCGCCCAGCTGCCGTGGCGCAGCCAGCTGCTCGAGGGCTTGCTCGGGGCTGACTTCCTCGGCTTCCAGCGCCAGGCCGACGCCCGCAACTTCGTCCGGGCCTGCCGCCAGCTGCTGCAGGCGCGCACGAAGCGCGACCTCGTGCACGTCGAGGGCAGCTCGCGCACGGTCCGCGCGGCGGCCATCCCGATCTCGGTCGACTTCAAGGGCCTGGAGCGGCTCGCGAAGCAGCCCGAGGTCATGGCCCGGTCGGCGCAGATCCGCGAGAGCCTCGGCAACCCCAAGGTGCTCATGCTCGGGGTCGACCGCCTCGACTACACCAAGGGCATCCGCCACCGGCTCAAGGCCTACGAGGAGCTGCTCGTCGAGGGGCGCTTCTCGCCCCCGGACGTCACGCTCGTGCAGGTCGCGACCCCGAGCCGCGAGCGCGTCGGCGCCTACCGGACCCTGCGCGGCGAGATCGAGCAGACCGTCGGTCGCATCAACGGCGAGTACAGCCGCATCGGCGCGCCCGCCGTGCACTACCTGCACCACAGCTACCCGCGCGAGGAGATGGCCGCGCTCTTCCAGGCCGCCGACGTCATGCTCGTCACGCCGCTGCGCGACGGGATGAACCTCGTGGCCAAGGAGTACGTCACCTGCCGCCACGACCTCGGCGGTGCTCTCGTGCTGTCGGAGTTCACCGGCGCCTGGCACGAGCTGCACCAGGCCTTCGCCTGCAACCCGCACGACATCGAGGGGCTGAAGCAGGCCATGGTCCGGGCCGTCAACACCCCGGCGAAGGACCGGCAGCGCATCATGCAGGCGCTGCGCCGCCGGGTCAGCGACCACGACGTGCAGCGCTGGGCCGCCCGCTACCTCGCGGCGCTCCGGTCCGCCCCCGACCGGCCGCGCCTCGAGCAGGTCGCCGACGCCCCCGCGGCCCCCGACCCGCAGGCGGCCGAGGCCTCCCCCGACCCCGTGGTGGCGCCGTGA